Genomic segment of Paraburkholderia agricolaris:
TCCTCGACGCGGCCAATCAGTTGATCGCCAATAACTCCCGGCGTCTGGGCAAGAATCTGCGTACCGACGCGGGGCACGGCGAACCGGTGCGTGTCTACGAATCCGCCACCGACACGCAGGAAGCCGGCTGGATCGTCGAGGAAATCAAGGCGCTGATCAGCACCGGCACCTCGCGCAGCGAAATCGCCATCCTGTATCGCAGCAACGCGCAGTCGCGCACGATCGAACACACGCTGGTCAATGCGGGCATCGCGTACCGGGTGTACGGCGGTCTGCGCTTTTTCGAGCGCCAGGAAGTCAAGCACGCGCTAGCCTATCTGCGCCTGATCGACAATCCGAACGACGACACCGCGTTTGCCCGTGTCGTCAATTTCCCCACGCGCGGTATCGGCGCGCGCTCGATCGAGCAGCTTGCCGACGCGGCGCGTCTGTACAACTGCTCGATGGCCGCGGCGATTCCGTATGTCGCGGGTAAGGCAGGGTCGAGCCTCGCGAGTTTCGCGAACCTGGTCGGCAAGATGCGCGCGGAAACGCAGCAGATGAGCCTGCCGGAAACGGTCGAATACGTGGTCCGCACGAGTGGTCTCACGGAGTTCTATCAGAACGAACGCGAAGGCCAGGACCGGCTGGAGAACTTGCAGGAACTGGTCAATGCGGCCGCTGCTTTCGTCAGCGAAGAAGGCTACGGCATGGATACGCCGGCGCGCTCGATTCCGCTGCGCCCAGGCGCCACCGCGGCGCCCGAGTTGGCTGTCGCCACCGACGATCCGAATACCGTCGTGCTGGACGCACCCAGTATCGACGATCCGGCACAAAATCCGGACACGATGACGCCGCTCGCCGGTTTCCTGTCGCACGCATCGCTGGAAGCGGGCGACAACCAGGCGCAAGCCGGTCAGGAAGCCGTGCAGTTGATGACGGTGCATGCGGCCAAGGGTCTCGAGTTCACGGCGGTGTTCATCACCGGGCTCGAAGAAGGTCTGTTCCCGCATGAAAACAGCGCGATGGAGTCGGACGGTCTGGAAGAAGAGCGCCGTCTGATGTACGTGGCGATCACACGGGCCAAGGAGCGTTTGTATCTGTCGTTTGCGCAGAGCCGGATGCTGCACGGCCAGACGCGCTACAACATCCGTTCGCGCTTCTTCGACGAACTGCCGCAGGAAACCCTCAAGTGGCTCACGCCGAAGGTCGAGGCGGGCGCGCGCTGGGGCGGCCGTTCGGACAACGCCGGTTATGGCCGCGACTGGTTCGCGCGGCCGGGTTACACGGGGGCTTCATCGTCTACGCCGGCGCCGTTGCCGGCGTTCGCCAACGAACAGCGTGCGGCTGAAACGGGTTTTCGCGTCGGCCAGCAGGTATTCCACACCAAGTTCGGCGAAGGCACGATTACCGCGCTGGAAGGCGGCGGCACGGATGCCAAGGCCCAGGTCAAATTCAA
This window contains:
- a CDS encoding UvrD-helicase domain-containing protein; this translates as MPDLLANLNPEQHAAVTLPNEPALILAGAGSGKTRVLITRIAWLIQHGLASPATILAVTFTNKAAREMMSRLSALLPIDTRGMWIGTFHGLCNRMLRAHHRDAGLPSTFQILDTADQLSAIKRLMKGLNIDDEKYPAKNLQYFINNSKEQGLRPKDVDATDNFNRKFVELYEAYDQQCQREGVVDFPELLLRCFELLAHNPPLRAHYQARFRHILVDEFQDTNKLQYAWLKLLAGQTNSIFAVGDDDQSIYAFRGANVGNMRDFEHEFNVRHMIKLEQNYRSHGHILDAANQLIANNSRRLGKNLRTDAGHGEPVRVYESATDTQEAGWIVEEIKALISTGTSRSEIAILYRSNAQSRTIEHTLVNAGIAYRVYGGLRFFERQEVKHALAYLRLIDNPNDDTAFARVVNFPTRGIGARSIEQLADAARLYNCSMAAAIPYVAGKAGSSLASFANLVGKMRAETQQMSLPETVEYVVRTSGLTEFYQNEREGQDRLENLQELVNAAAAFVSEEGYGMDTPARSIPLRPGATAAPELAVATDDPNTVVLDAPSIDDPAQNPDTMTPLAGFLSHASLEAGDNQAQAGQEAVQLMTVHAAKGLEFTAVFITGLEEGLFPHENSAMESDGLEEERRLMYVAITRAKERLYLSFAQSRMLHGQTRYNIRSRFFDELPQETLKWLTPKVEAGARWGGRSDNAGYGRDWFARPGYTGASSSTPAPLPAFANEQRAAETGFRVGQQVFHTKFGEGTITALEGGGTDAKAQVKFKRHGEKWLALAVAKLQAVE